A window of Bacteroidota bacterium contains these coding sequences:
- a CDS encoding ABC transporter permease produces MFRFILKRLFYGLLVMFGVITIVFLLFNVLPADPARMMLGQRADIASIEAINRDLGRDKSLITQYLNYLNDLSPISVHNFADSKSYWYNDSTKYSPSARLFKISSRHEIIIKEPYLRRSYQGKRKVSEILAEAFPQTALLAVIAMLFASLVGITTGIICAIKKDSWFDRAATVLSVFGMSLPSFFAAILIAWIFAFILSEYTHLSMFGSLYTVDDFGEGEHLDLRNIILPAITLGIRPLAVIVELTRSSMLEVLSQDYIRTARAKGLRFYKVVTRHALKNVMNPVVTAISGWFASLMAGAVFVEYVFNWKGIGVVIVDGLNKYDFPVVMGALLVIAVLLVLINILTDIIYGFLDPRIRLSG; encoded by the coding sequence TTGTTCAGGTTTATCCTCAAACGTCTGTTCTACGGTTTGCTCGTGATGTTCGGGGTTATCACCATTGTCTTTTTGTTGTTTAATGTATTACCTGCTGATCCTGCCCGTATGATGCTCGGACAGCGTGCGGATATTGCTTCCATTGAAGCTATAAACCGCGATCTGGGGCGCGACAAGTCATTGATTACACAATACCTTAATTATTTGAACGACCTTTCGCCTATTTCCGTGCATAACTTCGCCGACAGCAAAAGCTACTGGTACAATGATTCTACGAAATACAGTCCATCGGCGCGACTTTTCAAAATATCGTCGCGGCACGAAATTATAATTAAGGAACCCTATTTGCGCCGCTCGTATCAGGGCAAGCGCAAGGTTTCGGAAATTCTCGCTGAGGCCTTTCCGCAAACGGCGCTGCTTGCTGTAATTGCCATGCTGTTTGCATCACTGGTAGGAATAACAACAGGCATTATCTGTGCTATTAAAAAAGACAGTTGGTTCGACCGTGCAGCCACAGTGCTGTCGGTTTTCGGAATGTCGCTGCCATCGTTTTTTGCCGCGATTCTTATAGCCTGGATATTTGCGTTTATCTTATCGGAATACACTCATTTGAGCATGTTTGGTAGTCTTTATACGGTTGACGATTTTGGTGAAGGAGAGCATCTCGACCTTCGGAATATTATACTCCCGGCCATAACCCTGGGAATAAGACCGTTGGCGGTTATTGTGGAGCTTACGCGCAGTTCCATGCTTGAAGTACTTTCGCAGGACTACATACGTACGGCGCGAGCCAAGGGATTGCGGTTTTACAAAGTAGTAACACGACATGCCCTGAAAAATGTGATGAACCCGGTTGTGACGGCTATTTCGGGATGGTTCGCTTCACTGATGGCAGGAGCGGTTTTTGTTGAATACGTGTTTAACTGGAAGGGAATAGGCGTGGTGATTGTCGACGGACTCAATAAATATGATTTCCCGGTGGTGATGGGCGCCTTGTTGGTTATTGCGGTATTGCTCGTGCTGATAAACATTCTTACCGATATCATTTACGGTTTCCTTGACCCAAGAATACGGCTGAGCGGTTAA
- a CDS encoding BT_3928 family protein, translating to MKFLRNFSRILIGLTFIFSGFVKAVDPMGSMYKFKEYFEAFGMSGLAGMALFLGVLLFLCEFILGFSFLFNVKIKVTAWLMLLFMTFFTVLTFILAIKNPVSDCGCFGDAIKLTNWGTFYKNIVLMALTLIVFFQRKKFVNKFADVVQLSVLGLGAIIVLGIGYYSYNHLPLIDFMPWKKGAVIAKQILPQNEIAEIKLIYKNTETGEMLEYTSKTLPWQDTVFFKKLVFVEQKKKIIQEYKEAPIHDFMIDDADKNERNAEIIGNPNYQFLFISHDLGSADKSIFPALNEFYAQCRKDSISMVGLCGSSFRDIDIFRLENKANFDFFTVDETALKSVVRSNPGLVLLKNGVVLDKWHYHDFPTYEQFKSNMPKYEELLKQVKAKK from the coding sequence ATGAAATTCTTACGTAACTTCAGCAGGATTCTTATCGGATTGACGTTCATTTTTTCCGGCTTTGTAAAAGCGGTTGATCCCATGGGCTCCATGTATAAATTTAAGGAGTATTTTGAAGCCTTTGGTATGAGTGGTCTTGCCGGTATGGCACTGTTTCTGGGCGTACTGCTTTTCCTGTGTGAATTTATTCTTGGCTTCTCATTTTTGTTTAATGTAAAGATAAAGGTCACGGCATGGCTGATGCTGTTGTTTATGACCTTTTTCACTGTTCTGACATTTATTCTTGCTATCAAGAATCCTGTTTCTGATTGCGGCTGTTTTGGAGACGCCATCAAACTCACCAACTGGGGCACGTTTTATAAGAATATTGTGCTGATGGCTCTTACGCTGATTGTATTTTTTCAGCGAAAGAAGTTCGTTAATAAATTCGCAGATGTAGTGCAGCTTTCTGTTCTTGGACTGGGCGCAATCATCGTGCTCGGAATTGGTTATTATTCATACAATCATCTGCCGCTTATTGATTTCATGCCCTGGAAAAAGGGCGCCGTGATTGCCAAACAGATTCTTCCGCAAAATGAAATAGCCGAAATCAAGCTCATCTATAAAAATACTGAAACCGGTGAGATGCTCGAATATACTTCAAAAACGCTTCCATGGCAGGATACGGTGTTTTTCAAAAAGCTTGTTTTCGTAGAACAAAAAAAGAAAATAATTCAGGAATACAAGGAAGCGCCGATTCATGATTTTATGATTGATGATGCAGATAAAAATGAGCGGAACGCAGAAATTATAGGCAATCCGAACTACCAGTTCTTATTTATCAGCCACGATCTGGGCAGTGCAGATAAAAGCATATTTCCGGCACTGAATGAGTTTTATGCACAATGCCGGAAAGACAGCATCTCCATGGTGGGGCTGTGTGGTTCATCGTTCAGGGATATCGATATTTTCAGGCTGGAGAATAAAGCCAATTTCGATTTCTTTACTGTTGACGAGACCGCATTGAAATCTGTGGTACGTTCCAACCCCGGGCTGGTGTTGCTTAAAAACGGCGTGGTGCTTGATAAATGGCACTACCATGATTTCCCGACCTATGAACAGTTCAAAAGCAACATGCCAAAGTATGAAGAGTTGTTGAAACAGGTGAAAGCTAAAAAATAA
- a CDS encoding DUF1599 domain-containing protein yields MTNTSGQYDAVSSYCRELYMKKMRDYGSSWRVLRPSSLTDQIMIKARRIRSIDEKGTQKVNDGVKGEFIGILNYSVMALIQIELNNYEDINLGMDEGLKLYDKYVAEAKKLMEDKNHDYGEAWRDMRIGSIDDIILMKLHRIKQIEDNKGVTSVSEGVEAGYFDMINYAAFALILIDENEQ; encoded by the coding sequence ATGACAAACACCTCCGGGCAATACGACGCAGTTTCATCCTACTGTCGTGAGCTGTACATGAAGAAAATGCGCGACTACGGCAGTTCATGGCGCGTACTCAGACCTTCGTCACTTACCGATCAAATCATGATTAAGGCCAGGCGTATCCGAAGCATCGATGAAAAAGGAACGCAGAAAGTAAATGACGGCGTAAAGGGAGAATTTATCGGCATTCTCAATTATTCGGTTATGGCCCTGATTCAAATTGAACTCAACAATTATGAGGATATAAATCTTGGAATGGATGAAGGTCTGAAATTGTATGATAAATATGTTGCTGAAGCCAAGAAACTCATGGAAGATAAAAATCATGATTATGGCGAAGCATGGCGCGATATGCGTATCGGAAGCATTGATGATATTATACTGATGAAACTTCACCGCATTAAGCAGATTGAAGATAACAAAGGCGTAACAAGTGTTTCTGAAGGTGTGGAAGCCGGTTACTTTGATATGATAAACTATGCAGCCTTTGCGCTGATACTGATAGATGAGAATGAACAATGA
- the folP gene encoding dihydropteroate synthase, with protein sequence MQDSKKTTINCKGRLLNLSKPLVMGILNITNDSFYKGSRHPLEVQWETRVSQMLSEGAAIIDIGAVSTRPGSEGLSPKDECRKLKPALKKLTDTFPDAVFSVDTYHAVVAEFAVDHGAALINDISGGDMDENMFATIARLNVPYILMHMQGTPETMQINPHYNNIVKEISMYFSVRLEKLRSMGVCDIILDPGFGFGKTVEHNYTLLDNFEYFRFFDLPMMAGLSRKSMINRTLGIQPDDALNGTSVLNTIALLKGADILRVHDVKEAVETVKLVEMMGKTVNR encoded by the coding sequence ATGCAGGATTCAAAAAAGACAACAATTAATTGTAAGGGAAGGCTGCTCAATCTTTCCAAACCTTTGGTGATGGGCATTCTGAATATAACGAACGATTCTTTTTATAAAGGCAGCCGTCACCCCCTTGAAGTGCAATGGGAAACCCGCGTAAGCCAGATGCTTTCTGAAGGAGCTGCTATTATAGATATCGGCGCGGTTTCGACAAGACCGGGCTCAGAAGGCCTTTCGCCAAAAGATGAATGCCGCAAATTGAAACCTGCACTGAAAAAACTTACGGACACATTTCCTGATGCCGTGTTTTCGGTTGATACGTATCATGCAGTCGTTGCTGAGTTTGCAGTAGACCATGGTGCGGCACTTATCAACGACATCAGCGGAGGCGATATGGATGAAAACATGTTCGCAACCATAGCCAGACTGAACGTGCCCTACATTTTGATGCATATGCAGGGTACGCCGGAAACCATGCAGATTAATCCGCACTATAACAATATTGTAAAAGAAATCTCTATGTATTTTTCTGTTCGCCTTGAAAAGCTCCGCAGTATGGGAGTGTGCGATATTATTCTGGATCCGGGATTCGGATTTGGCAAAACAGTGGAACATAATTATACATTATTAGATAACTTTGAGTACTTCAGGTTCTTCGATCTTCCAATGATGGCAGGACTTTCACGCAAATCAATGATAAACCGTACCCTCGGCATACAGCCTGATGATGCCTTAAACGGCACTTCGGTACTTAACACCATTGCATTGCTGAAAGGTGCGGATATACTAAGGGTGCACGATGTGAAAGAAGCGGTTGAAACAGTGAAGCTGGTAGAGATGATGGGAAAAACAGTTAATAGGTAA
- a CDS encoding T9SS type A sorting domain-containing protein, with the protein MKKLALIFILCLLSTFSEAQYSQWKFHIAFEDATGAKDTIWAIWDTLATSTGVDTIFGEGPVHMDYSKFNVFIGNPNSDTTKVSALDFLGSHQLYVYAINYQYPITISWDSSLLNVSLPPPVGYVNYARIQNDYFFLVNNDNFIQQFNMRLDNHVLAPPYNWGSQTQFPMEFYLIRDPSIGYNDPLLKDKYLQIFPNPFEQSINISSSDEISSIEVFSAIGEQIINKVFLNPIILHNYNLQFGDIQPGVYFIKFTNDKKQLAYEKVIKLH; encoded by the coding sequence ATGAAAAAACTTGCGCTTATTTTCATATTGTGTCTATTAAGCACATTTTCGGAAGCGCAATACTCACAATGGAAATTCCATATTGCATTTGAGGATGCTACCGGCGCAAAAGATACAATATGGGCTATCTGGGATACTCTGGCAACCTCGACTGGTGTAGATACTATTTTTGGAGAAGGACCTGTTCACATGGACTATTCCAAATTTAATGTGTTCATTGGCAATCCTAATAGTGATACAACTAAAGTCTCTGCATTAGATTTTTTAGGATCTCATCAACTTTATGTGTATGCAATCAATTACCAATATCCAATAACAATAAGTTGGGATTCAAGTTTACTCAATGTCTCACTTCCACCACCTGTTGGTTATGTGAATTATGCACGCATTCAGAATGACTATTTCTTCTTAGTAAACAATGACAATTTTATTCAACAGTTTAATATGCGCCTGGATAATCACGTATTAGCGCCACCATATAACTGGGGAAGTCAAACCCAATTCCCAATGGAATTCTATTTAATCCGCGATCCATCAATAGGTTATAATGACCCATTACTAAAAGATAAATATTTGCAGATATTCCCAAATCCATTTGAACAATCAATTAATATTTCATCCTCTGATGAAATATCTTCAATAGAAGTTTTTTCAGCGATTGGCGAACAAATTATAAATAAAGTATTTTTGAATCCAATAATTCTGCACAATTATAATTTGCAATTTGGGGATATTCAACCAGGCGTGTATTTTATTAAATTCACAAACGACAAAAAACAGCTTGCTTATGAAAAAGTCATTAAATTGCATTAG
- a CDS encoding FG-GAP-like repeat-containing protein — protein MKKQLFILVMTLVINVNLNGQVPKIKWWYDLKDVSFGNAASADLDKDGKPEIVFSTYRNDSSLYCLNAEDGSLLWKFNTGGCNDVAPTIYDVNNDDTLEVILPSSCVAKTFCFNGVTGRKIWEAMSNGSDSPPTLGDLDNDGKMEILHGEFGGTVRCLNAENGSLNYAFDVDPNSWIQTEPVILDLDGNGQLDFFVANWSFGTNDAFFAYRGDDHSLLWEQHYPKDVMYHGASFGDLDHDGKPELAIGSYDGWLYVMNGEDGSLLLKDSIPVYGGYIGSPTSMGDIDGDGEMEIVVTSAHMVAAVSLTDSIEWTYSMPGFGHSFRGAALSDLDGDSLLDVGVGIMAKYQLVA, from the coding sequence ATGAAAAAACAATTATTCATTTTAGTGATGACGCTTGTAATAAACGTTAACCTGAATGGTCAGGTTCCGAAAATCAAGTGGTGGTACGATTTAAAAGATGTGTCATTTGGAAATGCCGCCTCTGCCGATCTTGACAAGGACGGGAAACCGGAAATTGTTTTCAGCACATACCGCAACGACAGTTCGCTGTACTGCCTCAATGCCGAAGACGGCTCGCTGCTGTGGAAATTCAATACCGGTGGCTGTAACGATGTAGCGCCTACTATTTATGATGTGAACAATGATGATACACTTGAGGTTATTTTACCATCGAGTTGTGTAGCGAAAACATTTTGTTTCAACGGTGTTACCGGTCGAAAAATATGGGAAGCCATGAGCAACGGAAGCGACTCCCCTCCTACTCTTGGTGATCTGGACAACGACGGCAAAATGGAAATTCTGCATGGTGAATTTGGCGGAACAGTCCGTTGCCTGAATGCCGAAAACGGCAGCCTTAATTATGCCTTTGACGTTGACCCCAATAGTTGGATACAAACCGAACCTGTCATTCTGGATCTTGACGGCAACGGACAGCTGGATTTCTTTGTAGCGAACTGGTCGTTTGGAACGAACGACGCATTTTTCGCATACCGTGGCGACGATCATTCATTGCTGTGGGAACAGCATTACCCGAAAGATGTAATGTATCACGGCGCCTCCTTCGGCGACCTCGACCATGACGGAAAGCCTGAACTGGCAATAGGTTCATACGACGGCTGGTTGTATGTAATGAATGGTGAAGACGGCAGCTTACTCTTGAAAGATAGTATTCCCGTTTACGGCGGCTATATCGGTTCGCCTACATCCATGGGCGATATAGACGGTGATGGAGAAATGGAAATTGTAGTGACCAGTGCCCATATGGTAGCCGCAGTATCATTGACAGATTCCATTGAATGGACATACAGTATGC